Within Oreochromis niloticus isolate F11D_XX linkage group LG2, O_niloticus_UMD_NMBU, whole genome shotgun sequence, the genomic segment ccAGGCCAGCGTTGGAGTGTTGAGATTATTGCCTCAATGATGTTGTGAGCAGTCTGAAACCTTTGTGCAGTCCATCGAgtcaagttttttttccttcctcagCTGATGTTTCGAAGCTTTAATTCTCCAGGAAATTCTCCAAAAAAAACCAGCACGTCTCCATTTGGTCCACTAGGATCACTTCCTTCCTGTGAGTCTTATTACAGCTGATACAGCTGCTGGTTATGTGCTTAGCATTTGAAAAAGCCCACTCTCCTGTGGCTGCTGCTTCTTATCCAGTGCAACACTGCCCTCAAACAGGATCTGACACAGCTTGAAttgaaatgacaagaaaaaaaaacaaaaacaaaacagatgtacccccccttaaaaaaaaagagagcgatTGAGATCATTTCTGATTGTGTTAGCTGAGGACTGAGGGCGTCTCGTGTTTGTTCCGCTTTCCTGATTGCTTGCTGAGCTTCAGTTCGCCGATGTGGAACCGATGCCGTCATAACAGCTTGTCAATCACTGCGACTCCTGAAACAACGAGAACGGGACGACCAATCAGAAAAAGCAGATTTACAAACAGGTAGTACGCGTTCAGCCTGTCACGTTCATTTCTCTCGGTACTGTAGAAATACTGCCTACAAGGAGACCTACCAGCATAACTTCGTCCATTGCTCATGTTGGTGGGAATGAGGCTCCACTTGTCTGTGGCTGGGTTGTAAAACTCTACAGAGGACAGGTTGCAGGACCCGTCATCTCCACCGATCACATACAGCAGCCCGTTAATGGCACAAACACCTGGGGGGGGGATCAGCACGGGAATTTTGCCTCATTTATCATCAAAGGACCCAAATTACAAAATAATCAGCATACATCACGTTTACGTATGTTTTATTAGCAATACAGGAGAATAAAGGTTTTTGGTCATCTCTTACAGATCTAATATCGTTTAAAACATAGGCCAGTAGATTAAACAAACGTCTCCTTAAAGCCAATCTGAgcattatgcaaaaaaaatattgtaaataTTTGTAGCTGAATAGTTATTTATTAGTAACAATTTAAATAACTCAAGGATCAAAAAGACAGGCAGTCATCAGCTTTTCAGAGGGAGACATAAAACTTTAATCAGCCAGAGTGTACGATAAATAGATCGATAGATGCTGTGAACGTGTGACCGCAATCTGACCTGCGTTTCGTCGACACATGTTCATGTCGCAGACAAGCCTCCAGGTGTTGGTCTGTGGGTCGTACACCTCCACACTCTTTCTCACCAGAGGACCGTCGTGGCCTCCTGCTGCATACAGCTGACCACCCAACACACCCACACctggacaaaaataaataaataaaataaataaatatcaggaGATTGTGACAGTGAAATTCTCCAAAACCCAAATATAATACAAATTCACCACAAATGAAgagctttaacaaaaaaaagttctgattttgtttaattgtttttacaAAAGCAGTTAGAGTCCACCAGGGGGTGCTGTTTCTACAGGTTAAATGGTAGAAAAAGGCTAATTCGCCATCATAGATAGTGATGATTAGACGCTTCTAACACTGATATTACACAACACATTATGGTCAGAGTACTTGAGGATTCACTTTGATCCCACCAGTGCAAAATTTCTACTTTTCCTGAATACTAAGGGTTGAGCTGTGATGCTGCTCCCTGTGTGGATGTACAGTAGGCAGGATACAGTGGGTGGATGTACCTGCTCCACTTCGCCGTGTGCTCATCTCAGCTACATAGCACCACTGATTAGAGACTGGGTCATATTCTTCCACTGTACTGAGACACTGGCGTGATGCTCCATCATAACCCCCTACTGCGTACAGTTTACCTACAGATAAACACAAACAGGTTAAAAACACCACATATACATATTTAAAGCTTGGATTTTCATTCTGATGGCACGCAAGGTAGTTAACACACAAGTCATTCTTACCATCAACCACCCCTACACCCACGCTGCTGCGTCTGGTGTTCATGGAGGCGACGTACGTCCACTCGTTGGTTTTATAGTTGTAAACCTCGACTGTTGACAAACCTGAGACATAGATGCAAAGAAAGAAGGGAGAGATGTAGAAATGGGAAAGACTGGAAGCAAAGGTTTGCGGTAAAGGGTTACCGAGTGTGTTATCACATCAGTCTGTGAGCGTTCTACACCCAGCTGGTAGATGTGTTGTGAGAAGAAAATGGATCTCCTGCCTCCCGTGTTTTAATGGGATTTAATAGAGCATAAGAGGGCTGTGCCACTACAAGCAAATGTATCAAATGAGGAGAAAGAACAGTCACATGATGATACCAAGCCTGATGAGGAAAAACAACTTttctaaaatgaaaatattgcCTTAATTTCCTTCAGTATAAACAGTTCATAATCAGTATTTTTATATTAATTGAAGGCAGTGCAATGAGATCCCTCTGTGAGCAGCAACTGGATGTATGATAGCTCTCAAACTCAAACTGCAATAATGTGACAAATTTTATCTATTCTGACTGAAGTTTACTAaagttaaaaatgtgtttatttgtgttacCAACAGGCACATTATGTATAAACCCACTGCTATTAATAGCTATATGCATTATGTGTACCTATGCTTCCATTAAAGCCTCCCACAGCATACAGTAAATCGCCCAGCACAGCGGCTCCCAGCGTGCTGCGTCTCTCCTGCATGCTCGACACCGCACTCCACTGGTCTCTTGTGCCGTCATACACGTCCACCGTACGCTCCCGCAGCGAACTGTTGAAACCTCCGACCGCAAACACTCGGCCCACCATGGAAACCACACCTGGGAAACAAGACAAAGAATTTGAGGATGAGATCATAGTTTGTAAAATTTAAACGCAGGTTTCCAAAACCATAAATGCTTTAAGAAACAACGAGAATGTGTGTTTCTGACATTTTGGTTTATGAAAAtcaaattgtgtgcatgtttcatTCAGACCAATTTCAGGATTTAATGGTACCAGCCTGAATAACATATCAAATATAAACTAATTATAATTGTAAATTCTTATTAAACTATTATCAGCTGACATTAGGTACTTTTAAGAGGAATCTTGACTAAAGTAGACACATTTAAACCTTTGATGGCTATTTTAGATCAGTATATCTAAACAAAGTTTCTCCTGAATCCTTCCATCTTTAATGGTCTTTCTTACAACCTTGTTGAACCTCATTCATACCCTATACAGGACTAGACCATAGCTGGTCTGCTGCATTGTTCTACTGATTGTTGGAGGTTGTTCCTCCTTTTTTCAATGCTTTTGCAGTGCAGGAACTAAAACCATAATAAGTCTACAGAGCTTTTGGGGGCTGTTTTATCTCCTACTACAGAGTCAGTAGTTTTGGTCCATATGTAGGCTTGAGTAATCTGGATAAAAAGCAAGACTGGTACAGACTTACACGTATATAGATCAGTCATTGAACATGAATGCAGCACAAGCCACCAGCAttgcaaaaatataaatgtaaaccTTAAGAAGTGGATAAATAAGGAAATATGAGTAATATGAGTAGTATCAGTAAATTCCTTATTGATCCTGtataatatacattttaaacttGTATATAAGACCATATATTCCTGTCAACATACTACACGGCATCCAACACACCGCAAACAAATGTAGAAATAAGAGGTGAGAAATAAGGTTTGGACGGTACACAATTCCCTGGGAACAGTGCAGGCAGTCCCCAAAACTGATTCAAATGCAGccattatttgtatttttccatCAAAAGTGCATTATGCAGCAGTATTATTCAACCCACTGTTTACAGATGTCACTAGACGCACCAAGTAATGAACTAACCTGCCCGGCAGCGTCTAGAAGGCAGGTCGGCCACTTGGTACCAACGATCTTCCTGGAAGTCGTAACACTCCACGCTGCGGATGGCTTTGGGAGCCTGACCACCCACTACAATCATCACCTGCACGTCCACACAGACCCACAGTAAGAAAATACAAGTGCACATGTGTGTATTTTATGTTAGAAACCTTCAGCTTTGGCACATTTCTGCGTGTACCTTTGGGATGCTGATCGGAGTTCGTGGTCGTGTCCTATCAGTCTTTATGAGGTGACGCTGGTCAGCAGGCAACAGGTGATACTTCATTGCTTCTATGAGGAAATCTTTACAagtgttgttgttctttatcAAAGCTTCTTCCTCTACAATCTGAAACAGGGATCA encodes:
- the klhl3 gene encoding kelch-like protein 3 isoform X1 gives rise to the protein MPAVFSDSGRMDGVSLGLVATPASPRPPCTTDSEEDTVNGGMHTFNQTHMRKAFQLMNDLRSKKMLCDVQLVAGSVEVPAHRVVLASCSPYFCAMFTGDMSESKAYQVEIREVDGQTLRKLVDYIYTAEIEVTEDNVQVLLPAASLLQLMDVRQVCCEFLQSQLHPTNCLGIRAFADLHTCTQLLNQAHAYAEQHFTDVVQGEEFLSLSLQQVCSLISSDKLTVSTEEKVFEAMISWIKHDKPARLEYMPKLMEHVRLPLLSRDYLVQIVEEEALIKNNNTCKDFLIEAMKYHLLPADQRHLIKTDRTRPRTPISIPKVMIVVGGQAPKAIRSVECYDFQEDRWYQVADLPSRRCRAGVVSMVGRVFAVGGFNSSLRERTVDVYDGTRDQWSAVSSMQERRSTLGAAVLGDLLYAVGGFNGSIGLSTVEVYNYKTNEWTYVASMNTRRSSVGVGVVDGKLYAVGGYDGASRQCLSTVEEYDPVSNQWCYVAEMSTRRSGAGVGVLGGQLYAAGGHDGPLVRKSVEVYDPQTNTWRLVCDMNMCRRNAGVCAINGLLYVIGGDDGSCNLSSVEFYNPATDKWSLIPTNMSNGRSYAGVAVIDKLL
- the klhl3 gene encoding kelch-like protein 3 isoform X2; its protein translation is MPAVFSDSGRMDGVSLGKKMLCDVQLVAGSVEVPAHRVVLASCSPYFCAMFTGDMSESKAYQVEIREVDGQTLRKLVDYIYTAEIEVTEDNVQVLLPAASLLQLMDVRQVCCEFLQSQLHPTNCLGIRAFADLHTCTQLLNQAHAYAEQHFTDVVQGEEFLSLSLQQVCSLISSDKLTVSTEEKVFEAMISWIKHDKPARLEYMPKLMEHVRLPLLSRDYLVQIVEEEALIKNNNTCKDFLIEAMKYHLLPADQRHLIKTDRTRPRTPISIPKVMIVVGGQAPKAIRSVECYDFQEDRWYQVADLPSRRCRAGVVSMVGRVFAVGGFNSSLRERTVDVYDGTRDQWSAVSSMQERRSTLGAAVLGDLLYAVGGFNGSIGLSTVEVYNYKTNEWTYVASMNTRRSSVGVGVVDGKLYAVGGYDGASRQCLSTVEEYDPVSNQWCYVAEMSTRRSGAGVGVLGGQLYAAGGHDGPLVRKSVEVYDPQTNTWRLVCDMNMCRRNAGVCAINGLLYVIGGDDGSCNLSSVEFYNPATDKWSLIPTNMSNGRSYAGVAVIDKLL